In the genome of Globicephala melas chromosome 7, mGloMel1.2, whole genome shotgun sequence, one region contains:
- the PNKD gene encoding probable hydrolase PNKD isoform X3, with protein MKAVGLAWYSLYTRTWLGYLFYRQQLRRARNRYPKGHSRTQPRLFNGVKVLPIPVLSDNYSYLIIDTQARLAVAVDPSDPQAVQASIEKEGVNLVAILCTHKHWDHSGGNRDLSRRHQDCRVYGSPQDGIPYLTHPLCDQDVVSVGRLQIQALATPGHTQGHLVYLLDGEPYKGPSCLFSGDLLFLSGCGRTFEGTAETMLSSLDTVLGLGDDTLLWPGHEYAEENLGFAGVVEPENLARERKMQWVQRQRMEHRSTCPSTLGEERSYNPFLRTHCLVLQEALGPDPGPTGDNGYSRAQLLEKLRQLKDLHKSK; from the exons GTACAGCCTGTACACCCGCACCTGGCTCGGGTACCTCTTCTACCGCCAGCAGCTGCGCAGGGCTCGGAATCGCTACCCCAAAGGCCACTCCAGAACCCAGCCCCGCCTCTTCAATG GAGTGAAGGTGCTTCCTATCCCCGTCCTCTCAGACAACTACAGCTACCTCATCATCGACACCCAGGCCCGGCTGGCTGTGGCTGTGGACCCTTCAGACCCTCAGGCCGTACAG GCTTCCATTGAAAAGGAGGGCGTTAACTTGGTTGCCATTCTCTGCACCCACAAGCACTG GGATCACAGTGGAGGGAACCGTGACCTCAGCCGGCGGCACCAGGACTGTCGGGTGTATGGGAGCCCTCAGGACGGCATCCCCTACCTCACCCA TCCCCTGTGTGATCAAGATGTGGTTAGTGTGGGACGGCTTCAGATCCAGGCTCTGGCCACCCCTGGCCACACACAAGGCCATCTGGTCTACCTGCTGGATGGGGAGCCCTATAAgggtccctcctgcctcttctcagGGGACCTGCTCTTCCTCTCTGGCTGTG GACGGACCTTTGAGGGCACCGCAGAGACCATGCTGAGCTCACTGGACACcgtgctggggctgggggacgACACTCTGCTGTGGCCTG GCCACGAGTACGCGGAGGAGAACCTGGGCTTTGCAGGCGTGGTGGAGCCCGAGAACCTGGCCCGGGAGAGGAAGATGCAGTGGGTGCAGAGGCAGCGGATGGAACACAGGAGCACG TGCCCGTCCACCCTGGGAGAGGAGCGCTCCTATAACCCATTTCTGAGGACGCACTGCCTGGTGCTGCAGGAGGCTCTGGGGCCAGACCCAGGCCCCACGGGAGACAATGGCTACTCCCGGGCCCAGCTCCTGGAGAAGCTCCGCCAGCTGAAGGACCTACACAAGAGCAAGTGA